The genome window AAAGCATCAAGTGATCCGTTTTTATCtagatttttatttatctatttattggatttataccctgcaccatctggcaaccaggccgctctgggcggctaacaataagacaGCATTATCTTTGTGCCTGCAAAGGTGGAATAAGGTGTAATCTGCAAATATTGCTCAGTTTCCCTTGGATTCTCAAACAATCCTGTGAAACAGGTTAGTTTAAGAGAGAGTGATTCAACCTACATAAACTTACAAGATGGTGTGGTCTAAGAATTCTTTTATCATACTCCCATTTCTCTAACATGGGGTAAGCTATTTTCAGaggcacagccccccccccggcaggacTGCACCAGGCCCACACCAGCAATTtctttttgggggagggagaaaaagaacaaCTGAAGAAGCATGCTCACATCCTCTGGGCCATAGGGAACAGTTTTGTGCATTGTGAGGAAGAACGGTTGATCCtaagccataaatcagaagcaactcaATGACACAGAACAAGAAGCTATTCTAAATGGATGTCTAGTTTTCAGAAAAGTCTCTCAGCCTAAAACAGTGGGGAGAAGAATGTGGCAAAATTGCCCCTTGTGCCCCCTATGGGAAGGTAGAGGACCgttagagggggaaaaaattgaGGTGCATAATGTGTTTTATTGGGGGGTTCCTGGCAAGGCATGGGGCAATGTATTTGTTGTGccaaggtggggtgggggtcacaTGTGGCCTTTGTgccacattttgcccatccctgctggAATAGTTAAGCACCACACTTTAAAGCAGAAGTATTTGATTTATTACTGTAAAACAAAATACTTGAGTTGGGAATGATCTTGTAGATAACCTAACCTAGCCTCTTCCTTGTTCAGTGGCAGAATCCTGAGCAAGTTGAACAGTTGGTCTGATTTAGCCTGGAAATCTGTTAGCCAGCATTGAGGTATGTGTGGCTCTCTGGATGATGTTGGGCTAAAACTCCTACCAAAATAGTCATTGTTAGtggatgggagctgcagttcaatagCTATTTGCCTATTGCTGCCTTAGGACATAAAGGTAACTTTTTCCTGATATAGGGGAGGAactaagcttttaaatatttgacaGTCTTCCTATTCATCCCATAGGTGGTTGGAAAGTGAAGGAAGAAGTGATGTTTGTTTCAGAGGCAGTACCTGCAGGAGGTGGAGCAACCTGCAGAAGACCGGAGGAACCACAAGTAATCCCCCCGCCACTTAGACGTGGATGCAGGAGATCTCACGTGCCAGCCTCAGGAGCTTGTGTCAATGTGGCAGGCACTATAGGGTCCCCATCAGTCTCCACTTCAACCCGGCACGTGTCCAAGAAGCCATTCCATTGCATTGATTGTGGGAAGAGCTTCTCGCAGAGCTCCAACCTGATAGagcaccagagaatccacacaggagagcgCCCGTTCACCTGCAGCGAGTGCGAGAAGTGCTTCAGCCGCAGCAGCACCCTCGTCGAGCACCAGCGCACTCACACGGGCGAAAAGCCTTACCGATGCACAGAGTGCGGGCGGGGCTTTAGTCGTAGCTCCACCCTCACCGAGCATCAGCGCACCCACACGGGGGAAACACCCTTCCCATGCCGGGAGTGCGGGAAGGCCTTCAGCCGCACCTCCAACCTCATGAAACACTTGCGTACCCACTCGGGCGAGAAGCCCTACACATGCACACTGTGCGGGAAGCGCTTCTCCCTCAGCTCCAACCTCCTTAAGCATGAGCGTACACACTCGGGAGAGAAGCCCTTCCCCTGTGCCCTTTGTACAAAACGCTTCAAGAAAAAGACTCACCTGGTGTCCCACCATCGTGTCCACACAGGGGAGCGGCCCTACCGGTGTGAGGAGTGTGGGAAGTGCTTTTCCCAGAGCTCAATCCTGGTAGAACACCAGAggatccatacaggagagaagccTTACAAATGTGCAGATTGCAGGAAGAGCTTCTGTGTGAGCTCAAACCTTATCAAGCACCAGAGAattcacacgggagagaaaccgtataccTGCTCCATCTGTGGGAAGGCCTTTCGCTACAAGCCCCAGTTTACTCGTCACCAGAAACAGACGCATGCAGAAAAGGAGGGAGCAGATGAACCCGTTGCTACTATCCCCTTGGGAGCTTGGGCAGAGACACCTTCTCTCATACAAGCGTCTGACAAAATGTTCAATGGAAATGCTTAATTGCTTCTTTATCACTGTAGCCTTTCTTATCTCTTCTTGTCTCTGGGCTTGATCAAGAGTAAGTCATGTTTACAGTCATAGTTGCTTCTCTGAAATCTGGATTAGAACTCCTGACTGTAGCTCCCATTAAAGTTATGCTCCTTTGTCACTTCAGTTTGGCTACCTTCAGTCCCTTGAAGAAAGAGTTTCCAGTGGGCCTACATTCTCCAATCTCCCTGCTTCCTCAGTCCGAGAAAGCAACTAAATCTGGCCATATCCTGTTTTCTCCCAAAGAAACCCATGGAAGGAAATGTACAATCAGAGTTTGTTATAATCTGTGGTTTGAGAGTCTTTGAAAAAGGCTTTGACATGCAAGTTAGGGCTCCAGGACATGTTGGATAGAACTTCAGTGCTCTGCTCTGAGTTATGGTTATCATGCCCTGATACGACCTTCCTGGTGAGTAGCAGTGATTTCCAAGTGACCAGCTGGAGAAACATTTATAACATGGAAGAAAGTTGGTTCATCTTTTCTTTCAGGCCTAAGGTGGCTATAATGCCAGGTGGGCTAATGAGTTTTGTGGCACCATTAGCTAATCTACCCTGGTGCCACGGAACATCTGCCCTTATGTGTTTTCCTAACACACCGCATTCTtaactttctttctctcttattaCTTCACGCAAGGTATATCAGTAAACTGGGTTATCAGTAAACTTGTCAGGCTTTTTCATGAGGCATCTGCTGGGCTTATTGctgaactgaaacagcttccatAGACATTGCCACAGGATAAGTCagataaatattttcagaccggtgctggaggagactcttgagagtcccctggactgcaaggagaacaaacctatggattttaagggaaatcaaccctgagtgctcactggaaggacagatcctgaagctgaggctccaatactttggccatctcatgagaagagaggactccctggaaaagaacctgatgttgggaaagtgtgaaggcaagaggagaaggggacgacagaggacgagatggttggacagggtcatcgaagcgaccaacatgaatttggcccaactccgggaggcagtggaagacaggagggcatggcatgctctggtccatgggatcacgaagagtcggacacgacttagcgactaaacaataACACAATAACAATAGATTTAAATGTTGAGAAAAATGCCATTATCTCCAAAACAGAAACACTTCCGAAAGAGAGGACATATGTCTGGATCTTTTGCACTGGCAGAACAGCAGTTATATATTTATTGCACTGTTAATTTACAATCCAGATATGCCATAATATTTCTTGTTTAAAGCTGCCTTGAATTTAAATTTGTTAGTACCAATGACATGTTATTCAAAACACGAAATGGTAGCATGTCATCATAATGAGATTTTTGCCCCTTCTGTTGGTCACTGATTGTAGGGAACTCTAAAACTGGTATGATTTCCAATGGAACAAGACAGCAGAAAGTTCTGATGTATATTCATACCATAATATATTCACCATTTTCTACAGTAGTACTGGCATTctgattttctttgtttttaaagaacataAATGTTTTTTATCTCACTGCTGCCTCTGAATAATGGATGTTTTTATTTCACTGCTGCCCCTgagaaaaatcttcatttgtgAATGAGTCATGTGTGTATATATCTTGTTCATTAGaagccaaaaaataaatatttttcattcagTTTGTTCATCACATTTACCCTTTTAACCTTCAGCATATGGAAGTGATAGGATATCCAAAACACAGAACAAGCCAAATAAGTGGGAATACTCCATATCTGAGAAATAATGTTGGCTCAAATAGTTGGAATAGCAATGAGTTCCTACACTGCTGATTTTAACTACCCAAGTACAGTAGAGAGTTTGGTTTCTTGGCAGTTTTGATTTTAAACATCTTGTGCCTCACTGTTTCTTGAGACTATCACTTGACtagtttttttattgtttttttttctttttaacttaacGATCTGTCTTAATTCTGGTTGTAAAACTAGGAAGGAGAAAAGTcgctgtttttgatctgttggATGTGTGAGTGTTGCGTAACATGTGCtctaattttcatttatttatttatagatttatACCATGCTCTGCAGCTGAATAGTTATGAGACTGGCTCACATGAATAGCAATAATAATTAACTATGTCTCTCAAAAGACCTAACAGCTCACGTCTTTATGCTtacaatgtgaaaaaaaaacacatgctacagaaagaaaaggggaaaaaccgTAGGCACAAATTGTGAAACTCTTCCATCTGATTGACTTTGGATCATAGTGGGGGATGCTGGATGATTAGCACCCTTTCTGTCCTTTAGATTTGAGAACTTATTTTTCCATGTCAAAGTCTTGGGGGGCCTGTCTCAAAGGGCTTTGTTCATTTTCAGCTCCAGTGTCAAAAGTAGCATGACAGTCTGTGAGTGGGTTCAATTTTGGGAAAACCCCATTCCCCAAAAAGTGGAGACAGGCCTTCTTCATAAacgtttcttttattttcaaataccAGAGAACCATGAACAACAACTTCAGTTGGACCAACGGGACCCTCAGTTTCCCTGCATTCGACATAACAGTTGACTGGACCAGTCTCAACCCACAGGAGAAATAGCACAGGGGAGAATCTTCCCAGCACCTTACAAGCCTCAGAAAAGCTTATGATGCTAACCGACAGCTTCACAGCCTTGTGTCTCATGAATGGTTTCCCTCAAGAGAAAGCATTGCCTCTGCACATGATCAAAGGCAATGTGTCCTGAAGTCTATatattacatatacagtatacactaCCTTTCTGCTAATGTTGATCTTGAAGGCCATTTGCAAGGTTTCACAACATTATCAACAAGACAACTTTCtgtcatttttcaataaaatagAACCAGGGAGAAATGGCAGGAAAATGTAGAGGGTTGCGAATGGAGTATGACCCTCTCCTCCCACCCTAATAAAATTCTGTGAACGAGGCAGGATGAATGCAGAAAGTCTTAATGTTTCAGAGTGCTAAATATTTAAGCAAATTAGCACAGCCAAATGAAATGTGACTTTCTCCAACTTGGCATTACTCCTAAAGATCTGAAGATCTCCCTTTGACAAATGACAGTTAACCAACATAACTTTCCTCATCACTCTTGTCTCCATGTCAGGAAAACTTTTTACTGACTGCCTCTGTTGTGTAACTTACAGGCTACTAACAGCATACTGGTATATGGTGGCCTCCTATACACCgcaaagaaagaaattgtcatcaaagagaaaaaaggaaagagatttGTTTTATATGTATCAATAGATGTGTAAATATAGGAATAACACATGGGTAGAAATGCTTTTCAGTAGAAATACCATCCATCATACTGGTAAGGATTGTAACCAGACCTGGTTGCCAAGTTGGTTAGATATTCAGCTTTTAAACTATTGACCAGCAAATTCAAGCCCCCTGCTTTCCTGTAGAGCAGGATACAGTATTTAGCTGACATACAcactgggggaaggggggagaggaagTAAAGGAGGTACTCCAGCGTCTCcctaacgttttttttttaaatttattttattagatttatacccagcccatctggaccaatggtctactctgggtagtagctaaaacccagtagtaagttgcaagtaaaggaggcccactgaataaatggaacttgcagaggagttgactcaccaagtccccactgattcaatgggcctactctagatatgacttactactgggtttcagccctTCTCTGGAAGCAACGCAGCCCATATAAACTTAGGTCTAAAGGCAATCAAGCCCTTCATTTCTTTCGGGCCCTCGTTTCCTTGCGCGCGTGTTCTTTGGTTGCCTAGCAACCGCTTCCAggactcttcttcctcctccctccattcTTCGATTCCCCCTTGCATCATGTGAACTTGGGTGAGGATATGACGTCATCACTGGGTTCCCTGTGCTATTCTGCAGGCATTAGTGATTCACAAGCCACAGGATtggtataactgttttgtgtgttgcAACGGGTCTTGCTTTTGTCCCggggtgagggggaaaaaaaaaacagggcggggatttttttttgccaaagcTTCCCCAGATTATTTAGGACATTATAATCCCACCCCAAGATGGAAGAGCCTCGTGGACAAGGTGCAGAGGAAGGCGAGAAATCCAGAAGCAAAGGTAAAAATGGGCAGTAAATCTTGGAAAATTCCGACGGGGAGGAACAGCTAAACGTCCCTCCTACGTTACGTTCCCCGCTAAACTGGAGATTAAACAGCCTCAGAAAAGAAGGATCAAACTCTTCATACCTTTGTTCTGTCCCACagacaagaaagaaaatgttATATTATGGCATATTAACTTGTGTTAATTTTCAAAGTGGAAAACTTATTTTTGAGGGTTGCTTTGGAGTTTTCTTGGAATGTAGGTATTCAAAGCAGAAATATGTGTATACATGTGCACGTTTAGAAACATAGCTTTGTTACATATTATGCCCTGAGATTTTCAGTGTTCAGCttacacttttttttcctgttcttgccTTGGTTTGGAATTGTACTGAACTCATCTTCaaacaaaatattgttttatGTCAGTTGAAAACCTGGTGTGTTGTCAAAAAGGCTTGTACAAGAACACATTCtgaatttgctttatttttattttgttttgtttcactttatttataagctgcctttctcccaatgagggaaTTGTAGATTAGAACAATTTTCAGTCTCATGTCTTAATGAGGCCAATAGATCTTCTATCCTGTGACTTAAAACAAGGATCTTTTGGCCTTTTAGAGtaggaatgtttttttaaaaatactgtatgtatatttgGTGGATGTACAGGGTAGAACATATATTATGTGCATCTTAGTATTTTAGAGCAACAGAGTATAAAGGGAGGATTTAAAATTAGGATGGTTGGTAGCTACTACCTTCTCCTCTGCCCTTTTTGTTCATATTCATAGTGAGAAATTCTAAATCCCTGTTTCCTATCTCTACACTTGCAGTAAAATTTGGGGTGTTTTCCTGCTCCCTGTCACTCCCAGAAATGGTTCCACTAGAACGAGAGAACTTGTAATGCTGTTTCAGGCTTAATAGAGGACATGTTATATTCTTTCTCAtccttttaaatctttattttgaCTGCTAGGCAGTGTTAAAATCTTCAGGATTGGGATTGGCATGAGCACATTATAACATAAGAGAaggagtgtgtgcatgttttaCTACTGCCCTTGCAACAGTTTCAGTTGTTCTGGACCAGTAAATTCATGGTCCTCCCAGATAAACGTAAAGTTCTTCTGGAACTCTTCCAATTCTAATAACtttatttgaaatactgtactgagaCTAAGACCAGATTTAGAAACAATTTTTTGAATCCGCTTTACACTGCTGCACCTCATGAGATAGTGCAACATGCTATGTGCTATTAAAGCAATAGGTATAACTTGTTTTTCCTTGTTTTCCAAATATACATTCcaaatacattttatatttttcaaactATATATGCTGTATTTCCACAGTGAATGTGCCCAGATCAATGCACACCAACAtcctatttgaaaaaaaaaaacagtttgttaCAAAATGAAGGAAGACATTCAAATAATACAAAACTAACTCTTGAATAAACAGAGCCGAACAATaacagtgtgccatcaagttgattccaactgctggcaaccctttccagggttttctaggtagaaaatgcaCAGAAGGGGTTTGCCATTCCGttcctctaggggcgccctgggactgtgcagcttgcccaaggctacacaggctggctcctatCGTGGCACACAGTGGGttatgtaaagcagtggtccccaactttgggcctccagatgttcttggacttcaactcccagaaatcctggccagcagaagcggtggtgaaggcttctgggagttgtagtctaagaacatctggaggcccaaggttggggaccactgagtactgagctatccaaccaactaGCTAACAGAGCTTAATACAACAACATAATCTGGACATAATGTGTGTTTTATGTGACATAATGATCTGGATGTAATAAGAGCAAGccaaaagcaaaatttaaattaACATTCTAAAACAAAGAACCGAACTCAGCCACAGTGCCTTTTTTGCCATAAGCCATCAATCAGCCTGGCTCAAATATGCTTCAGAGGTCATGGGGTGTGTGCTTTCTTGTCAGGTTAAATGTTCACAGCTGGTTCCCATATGCTCCAGGCTGGGACAGTAAACAATGAAAGAGAAATGCTGTGGGATAACATTGGTGTTAAGTCTCTTTCCCTATCTTCATAGCTCTACCAGCTGTTAGTGTGGCCTGCAGTTCTAAATctttgggaaggaaagagagaaccaCTCATACATTTTTAGGGAAAGAAAATTGAGAATGCTTGTATCACTGTGACTGGACACAATAATATATTTCTGTCTGCACAGTTTCCTCCCCCTCCAGTGATTTCTCCATCTGGAAATAACCCTCCTGTATATTCTGCAGCTCTTCACAAAAGTAAATGAAGTGAAGTGTGGGGGAGAGGAACACCTTTTTATCAGTGTACCCTTTCCATTCCTAGAAAGTAGATCCTGGATCCaacccactggctgaaatcctgttgagtaactcTGTGGATGTACATGTTGATGTCACTGTTTAAATTTATAGCTTCATAACTGAGGATTCATTGGGATCCCTTAGAAGAGTTTTCAAAGttgtagccatattagtctgtgcaagcattttaacaagaaacacaacccaaaaggaaaaaaaggtgttatgtaaccttaaaaactaactgctatattttcataTAACCTTTAGTGGAACATacccacttcgtcagacatatgagttagaatacagagaccAAAACATTCATGGAAGACTCTAAGATAAACGGACAGTGGTGTTTGGTTACATTTCACACATGGCAAGGCTTTATgatgtttggtattcagttcttttgaggCCTGGTTCTGTTAACAACAATAGTGagtaaaggaaacaacagaggagCAACAGGTTGTAATGTAGAGAACAACAGACTTTACCTTTGAACCTTGTTCTAAAAAGGTGGGTCTGGTTAGTTGGGAAACAAAATAACAGTAGAAAATAATGTAATTATTacacttggtaatgacttaagtAATCCTGATTAATATTTAATCCACTGAGATGAGTGCCCAGCATGTGTATATGTTTCATTTCAGATGTTTCCTTCTCAATTCTTGTTCTGTAGTTTTTCTTCAAGTATTTATTTTCTGTCAGCAGGTGTTGGGACAGAAAGACAGGTTGCAACGGAAGATTTCAAGAAGGAAATACGAGAAGGAAAGGCAGACATACAGGAGGTTGAAGTAACCTTGATTGCTGGCCAGAGAGGATCAGCACTGGGCAGCAGGAACGGTGCAGGAAGACGAGTGAGGGACCAAGACAATGAAGGCAAAAACGAAGCTGAGCTCCATCGCCCAAACGCctctcaaagccccaatgactatgaaACTCAAGCCAAGGTAGAGGAACAGAGATGGAGTGGGCAGGTGAGGCGGCGACGGGCAAAGGAAGCTTCCCACAATCCTCCTGGTTTTATCAACCTTTTGGGTATCCtggaacctcctcctcctctgccacccccTGCTCCCCGCAGGCCAGTGGACAAGCCCTACCATTGTACTGAGTGTGGGAAGAGTTTTTCACAAAGCTCTGTGCTCATCGaacaccagaggatccacaccggggagagGCCGTTTGTGTGCAACGTGTGCGGGAAACGCTTCTCTCAAAGCTCCACTCTGATGGggcatcagagaatccacacaggcgAGAAACCTTTTGCCTGCCCCGAATGTGGACGGGGCTTCAGCCGGAGTTCTGCTCTGACAGAACATCAGCGCACCCACACGGGAGAGACGCCCTTCCCGTGCCAGGAGTGCGGGAAGGCCTTCAGCCGCACCTCCAACCTCGTGAAGCACCTGCGCACCCACTCGGGCGAGAAGCCCTACACGTGCACGCTGTGCGGGAAGCGCTTCTCCCTGAGCTCCAACCTGCTCAAGCACGAGCGCACCCATTCGGGGGAGAAGCCCTTCCCCTGTCCCCTCTGTGGCAAATGCTTCAAGAAAAAGACCCACCTGGTGTCCCACAATCGGGTGCACACCGGGGAGCGGCCCTATCGGTGTGAGGAGTGTGGGAAGTGCTTCTCGCAAAGCTCGTCCCTAATAGAGCACCAGAGAATccatacgggagagaaaccctacaaatgtccCCAGTGTGGCCGAGGGTTCTATGTCAACTCCAAACTGGTGAAACATCAAAGAAtacacacgggggagaaaccctacgCTTGTTCTGCCTGTGGGAAAACTTTCCGATATAAGCAGCAATTTCCCCGACACGTGGCTCACGTCCATCCTGGGGAGGATCAGGTTTCTGTGCTTACCTTGAGCGCCGGTGTTACCTTGGGCACTAGTGTTAATATTCTACTCTCATAGAGCCTAAAAGAGTCCTTGGTTTGTAGGCTTCTGTTCTCCTGGAAGTGGTTTCCATTGAAAGGCATAAACGGTGCCAAATTTGTTAGGTCCTTAAACTATCCAATATACAGTAGCATCTTGTTGGTGAATTATTAAGCAGTTTCtggaatctctctcacacacttctgCTGTCAGGATTCCTTTATTatatttacattattttatgAGGGGGGAAGAAACCCAGATCTGTTCACTACACATGCTGTGACTTCCCCCTTTATTGAGGTATTTATGGTAAAAATGCGCTGATTTCTTCCCTGTGGGTGTGAGGGATAAAATCATGGGTCATCCAGCCTGAGGTGTAAAATCGTGGGTCAGGTAGATGGCCATGGCCTGAGAATTAGGGAATAGAGTGACTGCAGATGTTTATCCTTGAAGTTTTTAACCAGAATAAATTTTACATAGCTACTCTTGGTTCTCCTCAGTCATTATTTTTCAGAAACCTAATTAATCAACAGAAATGTTATTGTTAGGCAACTGGGAATCAGAAAGCCTTGATAACTGACTATAGATTTTGAAGAGCCACTTGTGGTCCTCGGTTTACCTTCCTCCCACTCGTGGTATCATCCTCCAGCCTTTTCGTTTTGTTTTGAGAAAGGCAAATTTTTTTGTAAAGATCttgctgttttaattttcagCGTTGATGGAGAAGACATACAAATACATCTTTTCTGGgtgttccctttttttctttaggAAAGGCAAAATAATATTGTGAGGTTATTTTTATTACAATATTTGTAGTTTTATCTACGAAACAGCCAATCAGTCCTTCAGAAGGGATGGTTCTTGGAATCCGTGCTGTGGTTTTACTCAGTTCATTCATCATACCAACTAGAAACTAAAGTACAAACTGGGTTGGATTTAAAACTCCACATGGTATCATAATGGCCCCTAATTTTTGATTCGAGACAATCCCAGCAAATCAGAATTGGCTCTTTAAGGCATAGATCTTTTTTCAGAACAAGGACAATTTGACTATTATTGAGATTTTCAAAGTAATTATGGCTGCAAATGCTGCCTGACAGCTGGTTCCTTGTGAAATGGAATCCATCTTAATAGACCATCCTTTTAAACTTTACAGTGCCTTACTGGCTATCCAGAACTCTATAGTATTAATCACTTGGGAGTAATTATTTCCTCAGTTGACTATTTACTCCCCAGTTTGCATCAAATTAggcacaaatcaaatcaaataccAGCAACTCCATGAGCTCAAGGCCTCAAAGCCTGGTGGGGAATCACCTGTTTTCAGTGGGGAGTTGTCTTTTTGCTGTTGTTCAGCTAGCTGGGGTGATTCCCCAAATTAGATTTGCTGTAATTTCCTTTTGTTCTGCTGTGTGTAATCATCTGATCCAAAGGCAAAGTGGTGGTTGTCTCcaaacaatgtgttttttaaacttttttaaaaacagctttcagGTTAGCACTGCAGTAGACTATCACTATGTCACTTTGGAAAAATTAGTGTTAAAGAATAGAAGCGGAAATTGCCAAAAGCAGCTTCTGCGCCTGCTTTTGGAGCTCTGTGCAAACACAGCTTTGTGATCTCGATGCCTACAGTGATCTCACCTGCAGAAACTAGCAGGGACCCCCTTTGAAAAACTGTGGATCACAGGAGATCAAAGTGTGTTTTCACCACTGTGTAGTCGCAGCCTTGTTAGTCTCGCCTAACAATCTGTGCTCAATACTGtgcttagatatctggctgcagagatgggttgggagtccgattccccactgtgcctccttgacagggactggactcagtgatccatagggtcccttccagttttatAGTCCTAagatgatttttatattatatacaCTCCAGGTTCTGTTTGGTGCAAGCAAAACAGTGATGTATAGCGCTACAACAGTTCACTTGGAGAGGGGCGCTTAAAGTATTGCCACCCTAGCGAGTTACTAAAGTGCCCAAATATATTTATTACcgccttcagatattgttggacacctacacttttgtatttctgtaACATTAAAATCCTGGCTCTGTTTACATTACCAagagaatatactgtatttttccatgtataagatgctacttctaaaatcattacactaaaaattgagggtcatcttatacacagaagtaaactgaggagagaacaaaatggcctgtaccttgcctctgtaaacaggcttccttcagtcacaaggttTAGCTTCCTATagccaggagacttagcttcctccagtcataaGCCTTATGGAACAGACGTCtactgatgctgaacaaaccaagtGGAACACTCCTTGTTGGAGgcggagcctgtaggctcagattcaacagggactcctaatgtctggGTGTTCTGAGCCCATAAGctgaattttcttaatttgggggttagaaaagtgtgtgtgggggggttcttACAAACGGAAAAATGCAGTAGATTTTTCTCCCACATATGCAGAGACACTAAAACTAGGATGACAAACAGGCTTAATTTGCTGCCTTCAGGTCCTTAACTGATTACAGTTGCATTCTGTCATGCCATAAATATAGTAAAATGCAATCAGTTTTGAGGCCATAATCCTGATCACTTAATTTTTCTTTGCAAATCCTCAAAATAATTTAGGCTTGTGAATAAGCCTTGCCATCATCATCTAGagactaataaataataaataactgctTATTTATTCATCATTTTTAGTCATTATAAAAAGATTATAATGCTAATGAAATCCAAAAATCTGAGGGAGATTTGTA of Pogona vitticeps strain Pit_001003342236 chromosome 6, PviZW2.1, whole genome shotgun sequence contains these proteins:
- the LOC110086407 gene encoding uncharacterized protein LOC110086407 produces the protein MAQDEKKECAPELQVSEEQANGKDNQGGWKVKEEVMFVSEAVPAGGGATCRRPEEPQVIPPPLRRGCRRSHVPASGACVNVAGTIGSPSVSTSTRHVSKKPFHCIDCGKSFSQSSNLIEHQRIHTGERPFTCSECEKCFSRSSTLVEHQRTHTGEKPYRCTECGRGFSRSSTLTEHQRTHTGETPFPCRECGKAFSRTSNLMKHLRTHSGEKPYTCTLCGKRFSLSSNLLKHERTHSGEKPFPCALCTKRFKKKTHLVSHHRVHTGERPYRCEECGKCFSQSSILVEHQRIHTGEKPYKCADCRKSFCVSSNLIKHQRIHTGEKPYTCSICGKAFRYKPQFTRHQKQTPVDKPYHCTECGKSFSQSSVLIEHQRIHTGERPFVCNVCGKRFSQSSTLMGHQRIHTGEKPFACPECGRGFSRSSALTEHQRTHTGETPFPCQECGKAFSRTSNLVKHLRTHSGEKPYTCTLCGKRFSLSSNLLKHERTHSGEKPFPCPLCGKCFKKKTHLVSHNRVHTGERPYRCEECGKCFSQSSSLIEHQRIHTGEKPYKCPQCGRGFYVNSKLVKHQRIHTGEKPYACSACGKTFRYKQQFPRHVAHVHPGEDQVSVLTLSAGVTLGTSVNILLS